In the genome of Massilia sp. UMI-21, the window TTCCATACGCCAATAAGACCCTAATTTGTGTAAGGGTAACGTTTTGTGGTATTGGAAGCAACCCAAATGTGATTCAGGGAATCTCATTTGTAAAAATTAGTAGCTGCGCATATGCATCAACCGCCCCGCCAATTCCAGCGCCTTCATTCTGCCGGCGGGCGGAACATGCTTGCGTTGCTGTTACATTTTGTTGCCACGAGGATCCAGCAGCCAATGCGGATCGGATTACCATAGGAGTTAGAAAAGTCCGGTCGGTTCGCGCCAGACCAGACCCGTCGAACCTGTCCAAAACGAGGTAGAACATGAACTTTCAAGCCAAACTGATCATTGCCGCCACGGGTCTTGCCGCACTGCCGCTGGCCCAGGCCCAGGATTTCGAAGACTTCGGCCGCGTGGTGCGCGTGCAGCCGCGTGTGGAACAGATTCGCGTGCCGCGCCAGGAATGCCGCACCGACTACGTGCAGGTGCCGACCCAGCAGCAACGCGGCGCCGGCGGCGGCATCGTCGGCGGTATCGTCGGCGGCCTGCTCGGCAACCAGGTCGGCGGCGGCAGCGGTCGTGTCGCCGCGACGGCGGCGGGCGCCATCGCCGGCGCCATGATCGGCGACCGTGCGGAAAACGACAATCGCCCGCAAGGCGTGCAAGAGCAGGCCGTGCGCCAGTGCCGCACGGTCGATGCCTACGAAACGCGCACCAACGGCTACGACGTGACCTATGAATACCGCGGCCAGTCCTACACCACCCTGATGAACCGCGACCCGGGCAACCGCGTGCGCCTGCGCGTGTCGGTCCAGCCGATCGATTACTGATCTTCTGATCCTGCCGGGGTTCCCGTGCTTGCGCGGTGGGAACCCCTCCCCCGATAATAGGGCGATTCAACCAGGTTGCCCTATGCTCATCAAACGTAAATCCATCGAACAGGCCGAGTCTTCGCGCCGTCCCGCGCGCAAGCCCAGGTTCGCTCCCGTCACCCTGTCCGAACAGGACGGCGTCCGCTATCTCCACTTCGGCACCGAATGGGTGCAGGGCGCGATGCGCATCCGCAAGCCGGACTGGCCGGAGCTGGAATACGCCCAGCAGATGATGGCCTGGATGCTGTTCATCGCGTCGCCCCGGGCGATCGCCCAGCTGGGGCTCGGCGCCGCCACCCTCACCAAATTCTGCTACCGCCAGTTTCCCGAGGCGGGCGTGACCGCCGTCGAACTGAACGCGTCGGTGATCGGCATCTGCGCCTCGATGTTCAAGCTGCCGCCAGAAGACGAGCGCCTGCGGGTGCTGGAGATGGATGCGATGGATTTCGTGCTCGACCCCGTCAACCACGGCGCCTTCGACGTGCTGCAGTGCGACCTGTACGACGCCACCGCGCGCGGCCCGGTGCTCGATACGCCCGAGTTCTACCAGGCCTGCAACGACTGCCTGGCCGAGGGCGGCATCATGACGGTCAACCTGTTCGGCGACCATCCGAGCTTTGCCAAGAACCTGAAGGCGATGAAGTTCGCCTTCGAGCAGGTGATCTGCCTGCCGGAAGTCCACGAAGGCAATGTGGTGGCGCTGTGCTTCAGGAACCGTCCGCAGCTGGACAAGGACGCGCTCGCCGCCCGCGCGGCCCAGATCGTGGCCGCCACCAAGCTGCCGGCCAAGTCCTGGGTCAAGGGACTCCTTGCAGCCAACTGAAACACCTTTTACTCGGGAGTAGCACGTGAAACCGCATGCCGTCCAGAATGCCGCCACCTCGACGCCCAGGGCGCCGCGCCTGCGCGCGCTCGACCTGCAGTCGATCTTCTCCTGGCTGCTGGCGGACGGCATCGTCACCAAGGAAGACGTCAAGGCGCAGTTCGCGCAGGCGCAGGCCATCCTGAAGAATGCGGCCGGATCGATGCATCCCCTGACCGCCGTCGCGCAATGCAAGCTGGTATCGGGCCAGCCGCCGCACCGGCTGCTCACGCTCGACGCGCTGACCGAATGGTGTGCGGCCAAGGTCGGCCTGCCCTTCATTCGCATCGATCCGCTCAAGATCGACTTCGCCAAGGTGGCGGACGTGATGTCGGCCAGCTACGCGGCACGCTTTAACATCCTGCCGGTGGACATGAGCGCCTCGACGCTGGTGGTGGCGACGGCCGATCCGGCCAATGTCGAATGGGAAACCGAGATCGCCAAGCTCTCGCGTCGCAAGATTGAACTGGTGCTCGCCAACCCGCTCGATATCGCCCAGTACATCTCGCAATTCTTCAGCCTGGCCAAATCGGTGCGCGACGCCAACCGCCTTACCGGGCAAGACCTGGCCATGCGGAACAATTTCGAGCAGCTGGTCGAGCTGGGCAAATCGAACAGGCAGTTCGACGCCAACGACCAGCACATCGTCAACATCGTCGACTGGCTGTGGAGCTACGCCTTCGAGCAGCGCGCCTCGGATATTCACCTGGAACCGAAACGCGAATTCGCCGTGATCCGCTTCCGCATCGACGGCGTGCTGCACCAGGTCTACCAGGTGCCGGCCGTGGTCATGATCGCCATGACCGCGCGCATCAAGCTGCTGGGGCGCATGGACGTGATCGAAAAGCGCCGCCCGCAGGACGGCCGCATCAAGACCCGCACGGCGGGCGGCCAGGAAGTCGAACTGCGCCTGTCGACGCTGCCGACGGCCTTCGGCGAAAAGCTGGTGATGCGTATTTTCGACCCCGAGGTGGTGGTCAAGACGCTGCCGGAGCTGGGCTTTCCAGCGGACGACGCGGCGCGCTGGGATGCGCTGACCAATCGGCCGCATGGAATTATCCTGGTGACGGGTCCGACCGGTTCGGGCAAGACCACCACGCTGTATACGACGCTCAAGGCATTGGCGACCAGCGAGGTGAATGTCTGCACGGTGGAAGATCCGATCGAGATGGTCGAGGCCTCGTTCAACCAGATGCAGGTGCAACCGGGGATCGACCTGTCCTTCGCCGACGGGGTGCGTGCGCTGATGCGGCAGGACCCGGACATCATCATGGTGGGCGAGATCCGCGATTTGCCCACCGCCGACATGGCAATCCAGGCGGCGCTGACCGGGCATCTGGTGTTGTCGACGCTGCACACCAATGACGCGCC includes:
- a CDS encoding glycine zipper 2TM domain-containing protein — translated: MNFQAKLIIAATGLAALPLAQAQDFEDFGRVVRVQPRVEQIRVPRQECRTDYVQVPTQQQRGAGGGIVGGIVGGLLGNQVGGGSGRVAATAAGAIAGAMIGDRAENDNRPQGVQEQAVRQCRTVDAYETRTNGYDVTYEYRGQSYTTLMNRDPGNRVRLRVSVQPIDY
- a CDS encoding spermidine synthase; the protein is MLIKRKSIEQAESSRRPARKPRFAPVTLSEQDGVRYLHFGTEWVQGAMRIRKPDWPELEYAQQMMAWMLFIASPRAIAQLGLGAATLTKFCYRQFPEAGVTAVELNASVIGICASMFKLPPEDERLRVLEMDAMDFVLDPVNHGAFDVLQCDLYDATARGPVLDTPEFYQACNDCLAEGGIMTVNLFGDHPSFAKNLKAMKFAFEQVICLPEVHEGNVVALCFRNRPQLDKDALAARAAQIVAATKLPAKSWVKGLLAAN
- a CDS encoding type II/IV secretion system protein, which gives rise to MRALDLQSIFSWLLADGIVTKEDVKAQFAQAQAILKNAAGSMHPLTAVAQCKLVSGQPPHRLLTLDALTEWCAAKVGLPFIRIDPLKIDFAKVADVMSASYAARFNILPVDMSASTLVVATADPANVEWETEIAKLSRRKIELVLANPLDIAQYISQFFSLAKSVRDANRLTGQDLAMRNNFEQLVELGKSNRQFDANDQHIVNIVDWLWSYAFEQRASDIHLEPKREFAVIRFRIDGVLHQVYQVPAVVMIAMTARIKLLGRMDVIEKRRPQDGRIKTRTAGGQEVELRLSTLPTAFGEKLVMRIFDPEVVVKTLPELGFPADDAARWDALTNRPHGIILVTGPTGSGKTTTLYTTLKALATSEVNVCTVEDPIEMVEASFNQMQVQPGIDLSFADGVRALMRQDPDIIMVGEIRDLPTADMAIQAALTGHLVLSTLHTNDAPAAVVRLLELGVPDYLLEATLIGVMAQRLVRTLCPDCKAPGGELSDEVWQSIGGAWNIPKPSTVYRPVGCPECRQTGYRGRTGIYELLTVSEGFARVVRESGEIQKLRQQSVLDGMRPLRIAGAMKVVEGVTTADEILKVTAALV